One Setaria viridis chromosome 5, Setaria_viridis_v4.0, whole genome shotgun sequence genomic region harbors:
- the LOC140222703 gene encoding secreted LysM effector LysM1-like, with amino-acid sequence MANHGTAAIVIAFLLVTVTLADAAPLGSLLTCTKAYGVKERETCFAVAQATGLTLDQFLSFNPNINCHNLFIGQWVCVAAVTA; translated from the coding sequence ATGGCGAACCATGGCACCGCCGCTATTGTGATCGCGTTCCTCCTCGTCACCGTCACCCTGGCGGACGCAGCCCCGCTGGGGTCGCTGCTGACCTGCACCAAGGCGTACGGGGTGAAGGAGCGGGAGACGTGCTTCGCCGTGGCGCAGGCTACCGGTCTGACCCTGGATCAGTTCCTCAGCTTCAACCCCAACATCAACTGCCACAACCTCTTCATCGGCCAGTGGGTCTGTGTCGCCGCCGTTACCGCTTGA
- the LOC117859128 gene encoding uncharacterized protein, with amino-acid sequence MANDHRAAALLIASLLVTVAVADARLAKHHNARLTIHRDARGVYFASDAAAVPSLTCSKVHGVKAGETCSSVAQGAGLTQDDFLGFNPNINCDKVFVGQWVCLAATSA; translated from the exons ATGGCGAAcgaccaccgcgccgccgccctcctgaTCGCGTCCCTCCTCGTGacggtcgccgtcgccgacgcgaGGCTCGCCAAGCACCACAACGCGAGGCTCACCATACACCGAGACGCGCGTGGAG TTTACTTTGCGAGTGACGCCGCGGCGGTGCCGTCGCTGACCTGCAGCAAGGTGCACGGGGTGAAGGCGGGCGAGACGTGCTCCTCCGTGGCGCAGGGCGCGGGGCTGACGCAGGATGACTTCCTCGGCTTCAACCCCAACATCAACTGCGATAAGGTCTTCGTCGGCCAGTGGGTCTGCCTTGCGGCCACTTCCGCTTGA
- the LOC117858895 gene encoding uncharacterized protein, with product MANHGAAAALLIASLLVSVALAGAAGARRPLNARIAVNRDASRAYVVKQQEDAAAAVPSLSCSKVHGVQEEETCFSVAQGAGLTQDDFLGFNPNINCAKVFVGQWVCLAATAGGA from the exons ATGGCCaaccacggcgccgccgccgctcttctGATCGCGTCCCTCCTCGTGTccgtcgccctcgccggcgccgccggcgcgcgcagGCCTCTCAACGCGAGGATCGCGGTGAATCGCGACGCGTCTCGAG CTTACGTGGTGAAGCAGCAGGAagatgccgcggcggcggtgccgtcgCTGAGCTGCAGCAAGGTGCACGgggtgcaggaggaggagacgtgCTTCTCCGTGGCGCAGGGCGCGGGGCTGACCCAGGACGACTTCCTCGGCTTCAACCCCAACATCAACTGCGCGAAGGTCTTCGTCGGCCAGTGGGTCTGCCTTGCGGCCACTGCCGGCGGCGCCTGA